GTGGCTTGGTGAGCACGCTCTTCAACGCCTGAGCCGGAGGCCCGTCGCCCTGCGCGCTCTCCGAGACGGCAGCGGTCTGGCTGTCGACGTAAGGGCGGACTTCGCCGCTTCGCAGGCGCAGCCGTCCGGTCGCCAGCCGCGTGAGAGCCTCGTTCGTCTCCTGGATCTTGCCCCGGCTCAAGAGGTAAGCGGGCGTCTCGGGCAGATACCGCCTGAAGAAGAAGATCAAGACAGCCGGAAGGCCCAGCAGGCCGAAGGCCCACCGCCAGTCGTTGTCGCCCGCGCCGACCGCTGAGGCGATCGGGCCGATCACGAGCAACGTGTAGGCGTAGGCCAGAAACAAGCCGACGCCCGCGGAGATCGTGTTGAACAGGGACACGAACACGCCCCGGACCTTGGTCGGCGTCAGCTCGGACAGGTAGGTGAGCCCGACGGCGATCTCGCCGCCGACTCCCAGGCCGGTCACGACCCGGGTGACCCCGAGCACGGTCGAGTTCGGCGCCAGGGCCGACAGCACCGAGCCCAGACAGTAGATTCCCAGGCTCACGGCCAGCAGGCTCCTGCGGCCCAGCAGGTCCGCGATCACTCCGCCGGTGATTCCGCCGATCACGATCGCGATGAGACTCACCGTGGAGAGCAACGCCAAGGCGGAAGCATCGATGCCGAGATCTTTTTGGAGAGAGGGCCCGAGCGCGGAGAGAATGAGCTGCTCGAAAACCTCGAAGAGGCCGCCCAGCACCACCAGAGTGAGCGCCAGGTAATGGGTTCGGGTGAGCCCCATGTCATCGATGATGTCACCAAGTGACCTGGGTTTTCTGCCCATGGCGGCTTTCGCATCGAATGCCATGATTCCACTTCCTACGTTCGAGTTTTGTCGATCAGATCCTCAAGAAACCCTTTTGGCGCGCGTTGACGGCCGCGAAGGAGAGGGGAAGGAAAACACGGAAACGAGGTCCTCGCTGCCGGTGTTCTCGAGCGCGTGCCACGAAGCCGCCGGGATGAAGATCGCCTGGCCTCGCTCGAAGTCCAGAACTCCTTGGTCGGTATGCAATTGCCCGGTCCCTTGGGCGACGTACATGACCTCGGAAGTGGCGTGCGCGATCGTGTCCGTCCTGGGTGATCCCGCGGGGATCGTCACCACTCCGAGGCAGTTCTGGATCTCGGGGACGTCGGCCGCACTCAGCAACAGGCCGTCCGCCGGCGGGTTCGCGGGATCGTAGGTGACCTGGACGTACTTTCCCGTGACGCTGTCAGTCATTGATTCCTCTTCCGGATTCGGTCAGAGACCTGGCCACTCGACCCCCTCGTGCCCGGGGAAGAGCTGTTCCTTGTTCAGCCGCAAGTGATCCCTCATGGCATCCTCGGCACCGCGAGGACCAGCACTGCGAATGGCGTCGAGGATGCGCTGGTGATCGTTGACCAGCTTGAGGCGATTTTCGCGGTCCTGCAGCACGATCTGGTTGATCAGGACCCACAGGGGCTGCCGGTCGATCTCGACCAGCTCCAGCGCGAAGTGGCTGAGGATGTGGTTGGGGCACATCGCGGCCAAGTCGGCGTGGAACGCCATCGAGTGGTTGACGAAGTCGGGTAGCTGCGCCGGCTCGTCGATCAAGCGGGCGGCCAGGTCGAGCTCGTGCTGCACCTTGTCCAGGTCGAGATCACCCGGACTCGCCGCGAGGAGGCGGGACAGAGGTGGCTCGACCACCAGCCGAGCGGCGATGACGTGCTCGGGCGTCGAGCCGATCTCGTTTCCGGAGCGTTTGAACAGCCCCCGGCTCAGGTCGGCCACGTAGGTACCGTCGCCGTGCCGCACCACGATGGCACCGCTCAGCTCCAGCGCGAACAGCGCCTCACGCACGCTCGCCCTCGACACCTCGAACTTCGCGGCGAGGTCGCGGTCCGACGGAAGTCGGGCCCCGGCAGTCCAGCCCCCCTGCTGTATCTCGCTCAGCAGCGCCTGAGCCACGCGCAGGTACCGCCGCTGCGGCAAGGAGGTCCGCTCGGACTGGTCTGAAGACTGCATCAGCAGAGGTTAGACCAGTGCCCCGGGACGCACAAGGGTCGCCTCAACGGTCCGCCGAGGCCGTGTTCACTACCTTTTACCTGCGAGTATCACGGATGGTAGGCAAGAGAACCCGGACCGGAGCGGACCCGTGGGCGGGTGCAGGAACCGACGATCGTCCCGAACAGGCGGTGATCGTCCACTGCAGACCCTGAGGAATCACGCCGTGATCCGGCGGAACTCCCGCCGAGGACAGAGCGCGGCGTAGGTCGCCCTACGCGTCCTTGCCCTTCTCCCGCGACGCCTGCACCCGGGCGATCCGCTGGGAGGTCCGGCGGAGGTGCTTGGCCATGATCTCGCGCGCCTTCTCGGCGTCGCGGGCGGCGATGGCCTCCACGAGCTCGCGGTGCTCACTGGTGCCGCGGTGGCCCATCAGCGGCGCGGCCACCTGGGCCTCGCGCAGGGACATGAGCAGCGGGCCGTGGAACGAGTGCACCAGCATCTCGATGGCGGCGTTGTGGGTGCATTGCGCCACGCGGACGTGGAACGCGGCCGACATCTCCATGCTGTACTCGCCGCGCTTGAGCGCCGCCTGGTGCTCGCGGGTCATCTCGCGCAGTTCGTCGACGTCGGTCTCGGTCGCGCGCTCGATCACGATGTCGACGATGCCGAGCTCCACCACCTGCCGGGCCTCGATGACCTCCGGCGCGGTCATCGGCGAGAGGTTCACGAGGTCGGCCAGGTTCGCGCCGAGCGTCGTCGACGAGGGGGTCGTGACGAAGGCGCCGCCGCGGGCGCCGACGCGGATCGCGACGAGACCGGCGGCCTCCAGGACGCGCAGGGCCTCGCGGACGGTGACGCGGCTGACGCCCATCTGCTCGCACAGGGCGCGCTCGCTCGGCAGCCGGTCGCCGGAACGCAGTTTGTCGGCGCGGATGAGCGAGCGGATCTGCTCGACGATGACCTCCGACATCCGGCTCGACGACACGACGTCGAACAGCCCGCTGTCCGCCCGCGGAGCCGCCGCGGATCCACCCCGCCCTGCTGGTTCCATGCTCCGATCCTCTCACAGGAACACCGAACCGCCCGCGGTCGCAGCGCCCGCCGAAGGGTTGACCCGCAGCTGGAGAGCGCCTTATGGTCATATCGTCGTTCGGACTAACCAATAGACCAGACCTTCGGAACAGTCAGGAGGCACCGTGAGGGAGTCCGTCGCGCTTGCCTGCCGGGTGCTCGCCGCGACCGGCCTCGTCGAGCACGTGCTCGGCCACATCAGCGTCCGCACATCGCCGGACGAACTGCTGGTGCGCTGCCGCGGCCCCCGGGAGTCCGGCCTCCGGTACACGACGGCGGAGGACATCCGGCCGGTGCCGCTGCACGGCACGCCTGAGACCGGCGACTGGAGCGTGCCCAACGAGCTGCCGATCCACACCGAGGTGCTGCGGCGCCACCCCGAGGCGACAGCCGTGGTCCACGCGCACCCGCCCGCCGTGGTCACCATGGCGCTCGCCGGGCTGCCCTGGCTGCCGCTGTTCGGCGCCTACGACATCCCGGCTGCGCGGCTCGCCGCCGACGGAATTCCCGTGTGGCCGCGCTCGGTGCTGGTGAACGACCACGACCTGGCCGGGCAGATGGCCGACGCGATGGGCGACCGACCGGTCCTGGTCCTCAGTGGACACGGGCTCGTCAGCGTCGCCGGCGGCGACCCGGAAACGGCGGTGGCCCGGGCCGTGCTGCAGGCCATCGCCGTCGACACCCTCGCCCGGCACACCCTCGCCGTCGCCCAGGCCGGGGGAAGCCGGTGGCGATCCCCGACGAGGACCTGGCGCTCCTGCCCGATCTGGGCGGGGCGTTCAACGTCGCGACCCTGTGGCGGCACGTGGTGCGGCGCACCGAAAACCCCTGAAGTCCCCGCGAGTACGACAAGGAGAGCAGCAGTGCGTGACGAGTACCTGAAAGGTGTCCTGGCCAGCGAGAAGAAGAACCTCGATTCCTCCGAGATCGCGGCCCGCGACGAGTTCAACCGGCAGCACCCGCCCAACAAGGGCCTGGTCGTGGAGGACGACCTGCGCAAGATGGAGCTGCCGGCCCGGCCGTGGCGCAACAACCGCGGCCACTACTTCGACCTCGCCGACTACGAGGTGCTGAGCGCACACATCTCGGAGCTCAAGCCCGGCAACAACTCCGTGCGCCACCGCCACACCACCGAGGCCTACCTCTACGTGGTCAAGGGACACGGTTTCTCGCTCATCAACTACGACGACGAGCCGATCGAGGTCGTCGAATGGCAGGAGGGCACGCTGTTCGCGCCGCCGCGGTGGGCGTGGCACCAGCACTTCAACCTCGACGGGAACGACACCGCGCGCTACCTCGCGATCCAGGACACGGGACTGCTGCGCACCATGCGCCTGCACAACATCGAGCGCCACGGCGTGCAGCTCTCCCCCGAGGAGGGCAAGCAGCTCCTCGACGCCGCCGTCGAGTCCGGCACCACGCACGGCGCGCGCAAGTAGCCGGCCCCTCGGCCGTGTTCCCGCACTCCAGGCGGGAGCACGGCCGAGTCACGAACCCATCCGACCTGTGAGGAGTGCCCGTGCCCGAAGGAACACCCGTGTCCGAATGGCTCGACCCGACCGTCGCGACGTCGTGGCTGGAACAGGACAGCCTCGTCGGATTCCTCGTGCTGCCCCGGCGGATCGCCGCCACGCTGGTGGCGGGCGACCGGCCGCGGACGAAACTGGTGGCCGACATCGGCAGCGGCCCCGGTGACTTCCTGGAGGTCCTGCTCGATCTCTTCCCCGGCGCGCACGGCATCTGGACCGACGTCTCCACCGTGATGGAAGACGCCGCCCGCGCGCGGCTCGCCCGGTTCTCCGACCGCGTTTCCTACCGGCTCACCGACATGACGGACCTCGCGCAGCTGCCCGGCGACCTCGACGTGGTGATGACGTCGAGGGCCAGCCACCACCTCGACCCGGCGCGGCTGGCGCGCTTCTACAACGAGGCGGCCGAGCACCTGGCGCCCGGCGGCTGGTTGCTCAACCTCGACCACATCGGGCCTGCCCCGGTGTGGGACGCGCGGCTGCGCGCGGTTCGCAAGCAGCTCATCCCGCCTTCCGACAAAGCCGGTGCCCACAAGCACAACGACGCCCTGCCGTCGGTGGCCGACCACCTCGACGGCCTCGCGAAAGCCGGGTTCAGCGACGTCGAAATGCCCTGGCGCGGCCTGTACACCTGCCTGCTGGCGGCTCGTCGTGACGGCTGACGGATCCCACCGGCTCGCGCGCCTCCGCGTCGCGCTCAGCGGCCGCGAGTGGGCGTCGCTGGGCGGCATGGCCACGGTCGTCCTGCTGCTGAACCTCGTCGGCTGGGGCGTGCTCGGCCTCGTCGTGGCCCCGGAGCACCACGCGCTGGCCGGCGGCGGGTTCTTCGGCGTCGGGCTGGGCGTCACGGCGTTCACGCTGGGACTGCGCCACGCGTTCGACGCCGACCACATCGCCGCCATCGACAACACCACCCGCAAGCTGATGGCCGAGGGCGGACGGCCGCTCTCGGTCGGGTTCTGGTTCTCACTCGGTCATTCGACCGTCGTGTTCGGACTGTGCCTGCTGCTCTCGATCGGCGTGCGCGCGCTCGCCGGATCGGTCACGGACGACTCGTCGGCGCTGCACCGGGTGACCGGCCTGATCGGCACGTCGGTGTCCGGGGTGTTCCTCTACATCATCGGGATCGTCAACCTGGTGGTGCTGTTCGGCATCCTGCGGGTGTTCCGCGAGATGCGCCACGGGCGGTTCAGCGAAGCCGAGCTCGAGGAGCACCTGGCGCGGCGCGGAGTGCTGAACCGCCTGCTGTCCGGCCTGACGAAGGCGGTCCGCAAGCCCTGGCACATCTATCCGGTGGGGGTCCTCTTCGGACTCGGGTTCGACACCGCGACCGAGGTGGGCCTGCTCGTGCTGGCGGCCGGCGCGGCCACGTTCGCCCTGCCCTGGTACGCAATCCTCGTGCTGCCCGTGCTGTTCGCGGCGGGGATGACGCTGTTCGACACCGCCGACGGCTGCTTCATGAACTTCGCCTACGGGTGGGCGTTCGCGAAGCCGGTGCGCAAGGTCTTCTACAACCTCACCGTGACCGCGCTTTCCGTGGCTGTCGCGCTGGTGATCGGGACGATCGAACTGCTGTCGATCCTCGCCGACCGGCTCGGGATCGTCTCGGGCCCGCTGGCCGCGATCGCCGACCTCGATCTGAACAACGTCGGCTTCGCGATCGCCGGGCTGTTCGTCGCGACCTGGCTCGTCGCCGTCCTGGTCTGGCGGATCGGCCGGATCGAGGAGAAGTGGTCGGCCCACCTCTCCCTCGACCCCGACCGTTAGGCGACCGGCCCGCCGAACAGCTCCGCCACGCCCGCGACGGTGATGCCCTCCATCACCTCGCGGGCGGTGTGCGCCACCGGCAGGTCCTGGCCCACACCGTCGGCCATGCGGAACGCGTTGGCCAGATCCTTGCGGTACCAGGTGAAGCGCATCAGTTCGAGCTGGGCGAGCGTGGCGCTCGCGGCCACCCCGTCGAGCAGGGCCCGGCGCAGCTTCGCCGGCTCGACGCCGAGGTCGCGACCGAGCCGCATCGCCTCGACGATCGCCGTGATCTGGCCCCAGTGGCACAGGTTGTTCACCGTCTTGCCGACCTGGCCGGAGCCCAGCGGACCGAGGTGGTGCACCGCCTTCGTCCACGGCACCAGCGCCGGGCGCACGCGGTCCAGCACGGCTTCCTCGCCGCCGACCAGCAGGACGACCTCGCCGTTCTCCGCTCCGCGGACGCCACCGGTGAGGGCCGCGTCCAACACCGCCACGCCGGTTCCCCCGGCCTCGGCCTCGACGCGGTGGCACGTCTCGGGGGTCACCGAACTGCAGATCAGCAACGCGGATCCGGGCTCGGCCGCGGCCAGCACGGCCGCCGACACCTCGAGCACGTCCTCATCGGACGGAACGATCACGAGCACCACGTCGCACCCGCCGAGCTCCGCCGTGGACCCGGCCGCCCGCGCGCCCGCGCCGACCAGTTCGTCCACTGTGGAGCGATTGCGGTCGAACACCATCGTGTCCCGGCCGGCGCCGACGAGGTGCCGGGCGATCGGCGCGCCCATCGCCCCCAGCCCCGCCATGCCGACACTTCCGATTCCGTGGTCCGACATCAGCACCTTCCTCCCCGCCGCTGGGCCGCGCCCCCAGGCAGTCGAAACGAAAGGGGCCCGCCTCGCGGTGAATTCACGAGACAGGCCCCTTCGACGGATGATCAGACGGCGCTGGCGGCTTCGGCCAGTTCGCCGGTGTACTCCGGAGCGTTTTCGAAGTAGTGCACCTTGTCGTAGCCGAGGTGCTTGAACATGCGGTTCTGCGCGGACAGCAACCGCAGCGGGGTACCGTCGGCGGCGTAGTGCACGGCGATCGTGTTCTGCGGAACGTAGAGCGTGTCGCCCTTCGTGATCTCGTGCCGGGTCGGCGTCTTCGCGACCCGCGCGTAGTACTTCTCCGCGATCTCCTCCTGGACCTCCCAGTGCAGCGAATAGCCGGAGCCGTCGAGCACGTAGAGGACCTCGTCGGCCATTTTCCAGTGCTTGCCCGAGTGGCTGCCGGCCGGGATGTCCAGCTCGAAGACGTCGACGGAGAACTGGCGCAGGTCCGTCCGCTCGGGACTGTTGAGCACACGGACGCGGCCCATCGGGGTCGTTTCCCAGACCGTGTCCTCCTGGCGCACCACCTTCTTGCGCTCCAGCACACCGTCGGTCCAGATCCTCGACCAGTCCTCGCGCTCACCGAACTCGTCCGGCCGCTCGATCGGACCGCCGCGGCCCTGCTGCAACAGGCCCAGGAACATCCACGTGCACTTGGCCTTCATCACCAGCGCGACGGCTTTTTCGTCATAGGGGTTGTAGTGGCGGTGCACCGAATCGGTGTGCACGAAGACCAGCTCCCCGGCCTTCCAGTCGTACCGCTGGTCGTCGTGGATCTCGTACCCTGCCCCTTCGAGGATGTAGAAGGACGCCTCGTTCTGGTGTCCGTGTCCCCGGTTGGAGCTGTGCGGCGGCAGTTCGACGAAATGCACCTGCAGCGTCTGGGTCAGGAAGTCCTCGTCTCCCGGCCCGATCCGCCACCACGTGCGGGACTTCTCAGAGTCGCCGGAGTGGCCGACCTTCGCGTCGTCGACCACCACCGAGTCGTCGCGGACCCGTTCGGCGGCCAGCTGGGCCTGACGGAACTGACCGAGCCCGTAGGTCTCAGAAGTCAAGCCACGTACGAACACGCGTCCCTTCTTGCCCATGCGTTCCTCGCTTTCCCGCGCCTTGGCGCTTTTCGACGGAGGCAGAACATGTTCCTCCCGGACGCCCGGCCCGGGTACGCTCCGAAGTATAGGCCTAACTGTCCTACCAATCCAGAGCGCGACCTTCCGGGAGGCTTCCTTGAGCGACGTCCACCTCAGCATCGCGACCACCGACTACGACCATTTCCGCGACTTCCGCACCGGCGCCGTGCGCGCCCAGGGCATCGACCACACCTGGTCGACGCTGAGCCACCACGAGATCTTCGCGCGGTTCACCGCGAACCGTGAGTGGGACGTGGCCGAGCTGTCCTTCGCCAAGTTCAGCACCCAGATCACCCGCGACGAGCCGGACATCGTCGGGCTGCCGGTCGTCTGCTCGCGGCTGTTCCGGTTCGGCTCGTTCTACGTCAACCGCAACAGCGGTATCCGCTCCGTGGAAGACCTGCGCGGCAAGAAGGTCGGCTCGCCCGAGTGGGCCCACTCGGCGGCGGTGTACATGCGGGGCTGGCTGCACAACGACATGGGCGTCAAACTCGACGAGATCGAGTGGTACCAGGCCGGCGCGAACGCCCCGGGCCGCGTCGAGAAGGTGGAGCTGAACCTGCCGCCCGGCGTGCGGCTCACCCGCGTGGCCGACCGGTCCCTGTCGGACCTGCTCGCCGCGGGCGACCTCGACTGCGCGATCATCGCCCGGCCGCCGACGTGCTTCCTCGAAGGCCACCCCGACGTGGTGCGCCTTTTCCCGGACTACCGCGACAAAGAACAGGACTACTTCCGCGACGCCGGGATCTGGCCGATCATGCACTTGATCGCGATGCGCCGGCGGATCATCGAGGAGCACCCGTGGGTGGCCCGCAACCTCTACAACGCCTTCCTGGAGTCGAAACAACGCAGCGTCGAACGACTGCTCGACCCCGCCGTCTCGCGCTACCCGCTCCCCTGGCTCGCCACCTACGGCCGCGAGATGCGTGACCTCTTCGGCGGAGACCCGTTCCCGTTCGGCATCGAACCCAACCGCGCCACCTGGGAACAGCTGCTCACCTACGCAGCCCAGCAGGGCATCGCGCACCGGCTCGCCACCGCCGACGAGATCTTCCCGGCCGGGATCATGACCGAGGTGGTGGTGTGAACCCGCTGAGGTAATCCGCCATTCGGCCCTACGGTTTCCGCCGGATTTTGGCAGAATGACTGAACTTCACCGCAGGGACGCGCCCGCCGGCACCCACCGCGCACGGGCCGTCCCGCCCTGCGCTCACCGTCCGAAATGGATCCGTGGGCCCAGGATTTCGATCCGGACCAGCATCGGCGTCAACGGTTGACAAATGGTCATACCATAGGTCCATACTGCTCAAACCGAACGGCCCGTGGCCTCAGGCACCGGGCCCGTCGGCACCCGAAGCTCCGCGACAGTTCCGCACTCACATCGTGGTGAGCCCGCCTTGTTCCCGGCGGCGGTCCGCTCACCGGAGGGAACCGCAATGCACAAGAGGCGAAGCACCCGCCGGACCGTCTCGGCCGTCCTCGCCGGTGGCCTGGCGTTGACGATGGCCGCCGCGTGCGGCTCCGGCGCGGCCAGTTCTTCCGACGCGGCCCAGACGACGGCCGACCAACGCAACCCGCAGCAGCTCGCCGAGGTCGCGGCGAGGGAAGGCGAGGTGGTCTGGTACACCACCTTCGCCGACGCCGACGTCGCGCCGATCATCGCGTCGTTCAACAAGATCTACCCGAAGGTCAAGGTCAACGCGCTGCGGCTGAGTGCCGACAAGATCCCGCCCCGCGTGATCACCGAGCAGCGCGGCGGGAAGTACAACGCCGACGTGGTCTCCGGTGACTCCCCGCAGATCGCCCAGCTCCTGCAGGCGGGCGCGCTGCAGCCCTACAAGCCGGTCGACGCCGCGCCGCTGCCCGCCGGGCTCAGCCTGCCCGACGGCTACCAGGGTGTCGTGTACGCCGTCACCACCGTGCTCTCCTGGAATCCGCAGGTGCTCAGCCAGAAGGGCCTGACCGCACCGAAATCCTGGGAGGATCTCACCAAGCCCCAGTGGCGTGGGCAGTTCTCGATCGACCCGGGCGCGGTCAACTGGTACGACAGCATGATCACCGCGATGGGCCACGACAAGGCGCTGGCGCTGCTGAAGGGACTCGGCGACAACGCGCCGGTGTTCGTCGAGAGCCACACCCAGTCGCTGACCAACGTGCAAGCCGGCGAGCCGCTCGCCGCCGCGACCGCGTACGGCTACAAAGCCTCCAGCCTGAAGAAGAAGACGCCGAACACCCTGGACTTCGTCAACGGCACCCCGCTGCCGGCGTCGCTGAACCTCATCGACGTCGTGAAGAACTCGCCGCACCCCAACGCCGCCCGCCTCTTCGACGACTGGATGGTGTCGAAGGCCGGGCAGCAGGAGATCGTCGACGTCACCAACCACACGTCGGTCCGCCCGGACGTCACCAACGACACGAACGTGTGGGACGAGGTGAAGTGGCCGGCCGCGTGGGGGCACCCGAACCTCTCACAGGCGGACTACAACAACGAGCTCGCGGAAATGAAGTCGGCACTGAAAGCGCCGTGACCCCCGACGGCCGTGGCGGACCCCGCCGGCGAAAGGACCCACGATGACCCTGCTGGACACCCGACCCCCAGATCCGGCACCCCCCGAGACCGGCCGGGCCGCGAAGACCTCGCGCCCGCGGTCCTGGCGCTCCCTGCTGCAGCCGCGTTACCTCACGCTCGCCGTCGCGGCGATCGCGGTGGCCTACCTCGCGCTCGTGCCGGTCGGCACGATGATCTACGCCAGCCTGCAGACGTCGTTCCTCGGCACCGGCGCTTCGGCGTGGACCCTGCACAACTACGCCACGACCTTCGCGTCCGACGGGTTCGGCACGCTGGTGCTGAACTCGTTCCTCTACGCCGGGCTCACGGCGATCGTCTGCACGGTGATCGGGTTCGGGCTCGCGTGGCTGGTCAGCCGGACCAACACGCCGTGCAAGACGTTCGCGCAGCTGGCGGCGCTCGTTCCGCTGATCGTGCCGGGGATCCTCAACACGGTGGCGTGGGCGCTGCTGCTCTCCCCCGAACGCGGGCCGCTCAACGGTGTCCTGCGGTCGCTGGGACTGCCCGCGTTCAACATCTACTCGATCGCCGGCATGGTGTTCGTGCAGTCCATCCACGTCGCGCCGGTCGCGTTCCTCATGGGCACGGCGGCGTTCAGCTCGATGGACTCCTCGCTGGAGGAAGCCGCGCTCGCGTCGGGCGCCTCGCCCGTGCGCACCTTCCGGGTGATCACCCTGCGGATGGCCCGGCCGGCCATCCTTTCGGCCGCGCTGCTGATGTTCATCCAGACCATCTCGACGTTCGAGGTGCCGCAGCTGATCGGCGTCCCGGGCCACACGTACGTGTTCGTCAGCCGGATCTACAGCGCGCTACAGGCGTTCCCGGCCGACTACGGCACGGTCGGGGTGATCGGGGTGTTCGTGCTGGTGATCGCGTCGATCGGGCTGGCCCTGTCGCAACGGCTGAGCCGGCGCTCGGCCACGCAGACGATCACCGGCAAGGGTTTCCGCTCGACGGTGCAGGACCTGGGCCGCTGGCGGTGGGCGGGGCTGGCCGTGTTCATCCTGTTCTTCGTCATCGCGGTCGTGCTGCCGCTGGCGATGCTGATCTGGTCGTCGCTGCTGCCCGGTTACGAGCCGCCTTCGCTGAAGGCGTTGGGAGACCTGGGGTTCGGCAACTACGCCCAGATCTTCCGGCAGCCGGCCCTGATCGAGTCGGTGCGCAACAGCGTCGTCACGGCGGTGAGCTCGGCGGTGATCGTCACCGCGCTGAGTGCCGTGGTCGCCTACCTCACGGTGAAGACGAAGATGTTCGGCCGCGGGCTGCTCGACGGGCTCGCGACGGTGCCGATCGCCGTGCCCAGCATCGTGATGGGTGTCGGCATCCTCTACTGGTACCTCGCCGCGCCGCTGCCCGTGCACCTCTACGGCACCCTGGTCATCCTGGTCGTCGCTTTCGTGACGATCAGCCTGCCGTATGCGATGCGCTACCTCGTGCCCGGCATGTCGCAGATCAAGGACGAGCTCGAAGAGGCGGCGACCGCGAGCGGGGCCTCCTGGCTCCAGACCTTCCGGCGGGTGTTCATCCCGCTTCTCATGCCCTCGCTGCTGGCCGCGTTCCTGTACACGATGATCGTCGCGTTCCGCGAGATCTCCGCGGCGATCTTCCTGTACTCCTCGGGGTCGGAGGTCGTGTCCGTGAGCATCTACGACCTCTACTCCAACGGGTCGTACCCGGTGGTCGCCGCGCTCGGCGTGGTGATGGTGGTGTTCCTGACCATCCTCGTCGCCGGTGTCCGCCTGCTCGGGCGCCGCTTCGGGATCCAGGGCGCGAATCAGAGCTGAGCAGACCCGACAACCACCGTAGGAGAAGGGGATCCGAAGATGATCAGGCTGACCGGACTGACGAAACGATTCCCGGGCCGGACCGTGGCCGCGAACGCTGTCGACGGGATCGACCTGGAGATCGCCGAGGGCAAGCTGGTGACCCTGCTGGGCCCCAGCGGCTGCGGGAAAACCACCACACTGCGGCTCATCGCCGGGCTGGAACGCGCCGACGCCGGCGCGATCGAGCTCGACGGCAAGGTCGTCTCCGACCCGCGCAACGGGGTGTTCGCCGGCGCGCACCGCCGGCCCATCGGGATCGTGTTCCAGTCGTACGCGATCTGGCCGCACATGTCGGTGGTGCAGAACGTGATGTTTCCCTTGCGGGTCAACAAACCCCGGGTCCGCGCCGCCGCGGCGCGCAAGAAGGCGCTGGACGCGCTCGACCTCGTGGGCTTGGCCGACTTCGCCGAACGCCCGGCCCCGGCGTTATCCGGTGGCCAGCAGCAGCGGGTCGCGCTGGCCCGCGCCCTGGTGCGCGAGCCGAAGGTGCTGCTGCTCGACGAGCCGCTGAGCAACCTCGACGCCGGCCTGCGGGACCGGATGCGCGACGAGATCCGCGCCGTGCAGCAACGGCTCGGCATCACCACGGTGTTCGTCACGCACGACCAGGACGAGGCCCTCGCGGTCTCCGACGACGTGGTGGTGATGAACAGCGGCTCGATCGTCGAACGCGGCCGGCCGCAGGAGATCTACACCCGGCCGCAGCAGGAGTTCACCGCGCGCTTCCTCGGGGTGTCCAACACGCTCACCGGCGTGGTCACCGAGGTGTCGGACGCCGGGGTGTGCGTGCAGGTCGGCCCCGGCCGGCTGGTCTGCCGCGCCGGCTCCGGGCTGAGCGCGGGCGACACCGTCAGCGTGTTCATGCGCCCTGAGAGCTTCGGGTTCTCCCGCAAGCAGCACGACGCCGAAGCCTGGAAGGGCACCGTGGAGTTCAGCATCTACCACGGCGACTGCTGGGACTACTACGTCCGGCTCGGCGACGACGTGCTGAAGGTCCGCGTTTACAAGGAAAAGGTCGGTCTCGCCCACGGCGACCCGATCTTCCTGCAGCCCGAGCCCGAGGACGCGATCGTCCTGCCCGCG
The sequence above is a segment of the Amycolatopsis sp. 2-15 genome. Coding sequences within it:
- a CDS encoding ABC transporter ATP-binding protein; its protein translation is MIRLTGLTKRFPGRTVAANAVDGIDLEIAEGKLVTLLGPSGCGKTTTLRLIAGLERADAGAIELDGKVVSDPRNGVFAGAHRRPIGIVFQSYAIWPHMSVVQNVMFPLRVNKPRVRAAAARKKALDALDLVGLADFAERPAPALSGGQQQRVALARALVREPKVLLLDEPLSNLDAGLRDRMRDEIRAVQQRLGITTVFVTHDQDEALAVSDDVVVMNSGSIVERGRPQEIYTRPQQEFTARFLGVSNTLTGVVTEVSDAGVCVQVGPGRLVCRAGSGLSAGDTVSVFMRPESFGFSRKQHDAEAWKGTVEFSIYHGDCWDYYVRLGDDVLKVRVYKEKVGLAHGDPIFLQPEPEDAIVLPAH